One region of Clostridia bacterium genomic DNA includes:
- a CDS encoding co-chaperone GroES: MKIKPLFDKIVIEAVEAEEKTKSGIVLPNTAQEKPQMAKVIAVGPGGLVDGKEVVMQVKVGDKVLYSKYAGSEFKIDGKEVTILRQSDILAVIE; the protein is encoded by the coding sequence ATGAAGATTAAGCCTTTGTTTGACAAAATTGTTATTGAGGCTGTCGAGGCCGAAGAAAAAACAAAAAGCGGCATTGTATTGCCCAATACTGCTCAAGAGAAGCCTCAAATGGCAAAAGTTATTGCAGTTGGCCCTGGCGGACTTGTTGACGGTAAAGAAGTAGTTATGCAAGTTAAAGTGGGCGACAAAGTTTTGTACAGCAAATACGCTGGCAGCGAATTTAAGATTGACGGTAAAGAAGTTACTATTTTGCGTCAAAGCGATATTTTAGCTGTCATTGAATAA